CATGTATTTTTTTTCAAGTAATTTTGATAATTTATTAGCTTCATCAATGTTGTTTGCAATTAAAATGTTTCCTAATAAAAATTGTCTTAAAACATCAAATTCTTTTTTTGTTTGTATAAGGTCACTTAAAACACCAACAAAACCTTCTTGAGTTTGTGCAACAATTAAGTGTTCTTCACGTATGTATCTTGGTTTTATAGAAGAAAGTGGAATAAATGTAGCTCTTCCTGCTTTATTATTTTTTAAAAATTCAACAGCACTTACAGCAGTTTCTGGTACATCTACAACAATATTTTGCAGTGCACTTGCAAGCACGGTTTCTACTGCTAAAGTATATTCTTTTGGTACTTCTAAAAGATCAGAAACAATACCTTTATAACCTTTAAATAATGATGAGTTTTCAACTATTGTTTTTGTACCCTTTGTTAAAGTTAGTTTATTATCTCTAATATCTTTAAATTGCTCTAATCTAGCATTTAATTTTGAACGATTGTCATAGTGTGAGCTTAAAGTTTTATTTACTTCAAATAATTGTTTGTGAATTTCAGTATTTTTTTCAGATAAATCTTGAATTTTCATATTTGCTTGAATTTCAAATTGTTTATAAGAAACTATAATTGCATTTAATTCTTCTAATCTTTCTTTAATTGATTCAATTTTTTCTGATAGTGAAACTTGAATTTTTCCTGATAAAATTCATTCTCTTTGTTGTTTATCTTGAATTGATCTAACTTGTAAGTTACTGATTTGTTCATTTAATGAATTGATTTTTAAATTAAAATCAGAAATTTCTTTATCTAATTCTCTTCTTTGTTGTGTTACTAAATCTAATTGTGATTCAACTGTTTGCAAATTATCATTTAAATTTGTAATAACACTTTCAACATCACCATATTCGTTTTGTAAATTATTGATAATTTCATTAGCTTCATTTAATTCATGCACTAATAAAGCAACTTCAACTTCTTTAAGTTGTGAATTTTTGTCTATAAAAACTTGTGCTTTTTCAGCTTGTCTTTTTAAAGGTTTTAGTTGTCTATCAAGTTCTTCAACTAATGTAGTTATATTTACTAAAGCTTCATTAGTTTTTTCTAATTTTTTTTGTGCTTCAGCCTTACGAACTTTATACATGTTTGTGCCAGCTGCTTCTTCAAAGAATTCACGCCTTCTTTCCGGCGTTGCTTCAGCCACATCACTTATTGTTCCTTGACTAATTATCGCAAGTGAAGATTTAGAAATACCACTTTGCATAGCAATTTCTTTTATGTCTTTCATTCTTGCTAGTTCACCATTTATATAGTATTCATTTGAACCTTTTCCACGATATAGAACTCTTGAAATTGTGAATTTATCATGCGGAATAGAAACCTCTCTATCTGAGTTATCAAAAGTCAAAATAACTTCAGCTTTATCCATTTCTTTTTCAGTTTCTGAACCACTAAAAATTACATCTTCCATGCTGTCACCACGAAGAGCTTTTGAAGAAGATTCACCTAAAACTCATTTAATAGCATCATTTATATTACTTTTTCCACTACCATTAGGACCAACAATAGCAACTATTTCACCATTAAATTTTAAATTTACTTTATCAGCAAATGATTTAAAACCATAAGCTTGTACTTCTATTAATTTCATATTCCCCCTAGATGTTTAGATTTTCTAAAGCATTTTTTGCTGCATTTTCTTCAGCTTCTTTTTTATTTTTACCAATCCCAACTCCGTATTTTGTTTTGTTGTAAATGACGGTTGAAATAAATCCATCTTCATGTTTTTTGGTTTCATAACTTACCGATAAATCATTTGATTGGATAAATTCTTGAAAAAGAGTTTTTGCATCTTTGTTTTCTTTATTTACATAATATTTAACTTCAGTAAAAATAGTCTTTTGAAGAATTTTTTCTACTGCTTTCATTCCTAAAGAAAGATATGTTCCAGCTATAAAACTTTCAAAAATATCAGCATAAACTTTTTTAGAATTTTGTAATTGGTGAATAGCGCCTTTAGAAGCTTTTAATAGTGAAAATAAACCATATTTTTGTGAAATTTTAGCGAGATTTTCTGTTTTTACAAGAGTAGATCTCAATGTTGTTGCGTGTCCTTCATCAATGTCATTATGTTTTAAAAACAGATATTCTGATACTTTAAACTGTAAAATAGCATCCCCTAGATATTCATTTAATTCATAACTTTTATATTGTCTATGTTCATTTGCAAATGTTGAATGAGTAAATGAAATATCAAAAAAAGTAAAATCTTTTAAACCGGCAGTGTTAATTTCAAATTTGTGTAAAATATCTAGTAATTTTGTAGTAAATTCATTATTCATTATTTTCCTCAATTTCACTCAAGTGTACTTGAATTTTTTCAATGGTTTGTGCTTCTATAATTTGTTTTAATTGATTTAAAGCACCGTAAAAAGCATTTTCATCACTTCGACCATGTGCCTTTGCAACTATTTTATTAAATCCTATTATTGTTGCAGCTCCGACTTGTTTATAATCAAATTTATTTTTAATTTTTCTTAATTCTTTTTTTAGTAAAAGAGCTGCTAATTTATTAATTCAAGAAGCTAAAAATGCATCTTTTAATAGAATAAAGAATGTAGAAAAAGCACCTTCCATACTTTTTAATAAAATGTTACCTGCATATCCATCAGAAACAACTACATCCACATCACCATTTAAAATTTGGTTTGGCTCAATAAAACCAGCATATTGAAATAAATTTTTACTATTTTTTAAGATATAGTGTGCTTCTTGCTGTATAGTTTGACCTTTGTAATCTTCTGTGCCAATATTTAAAAGTGCTAATTGGGGATTATTTTTGTTAAATAATGATTTGTAAAAAATTGTTGCGATTTTTGATCATTGCACTAAATATTCAGTTTTTGTTTCAATATTTGCACCGACATCTAAAAGTAAAAATTGCCCTCCATTTTTTTTGGGCATTAAAGGCATAAAAGCAGGTCTAGATACTCCTTGCAATCTTTGTAATTTTAGTGTTGTAATAGTCACTAATGAACCTGAATCTCCACTGCTTAATAAAGCATCTACATCATTTGTTTTAGTAAATTCTGTTGCTTCTAACATAGAAGAAGGATTTTTTAGAATCTCGCGAAGATTTTGAGTTTTGGTAACAATAAAAGGTGAATGATTAAAAATCACATTTTTAGGTAAATTTATGTTTAGTTCTTGTAAATCTTTATTATTCCCGAACAAAATTAAAGTATAATCAGGGTTTTCAAGAGCTCATTTATAAGAAGCTTTTATTGCGTATTTTGAACCATTATCATTATTTAGTGTGTCTACAACAATTTTTTTCATATTATTCAATAGCTATATAGTATGGATATAAAGCTTGTCCTCCATTATTAATTTCAACCTCAACATCAAAATTTACTTGAATATATTCTTGAAGTTCAGTA
The nucleotide sequence above comes from Mycoplasma zalophi. Encoded proteins:
- a CDS encoding AAA family ATPase; its protein translation is MKLIEVQAYGFKSFADKVNLKFNGEIVAIVGPNGSGKSNINDAIKWVLGESSSKALRGDSMEDVIFSGSETEKEMDKAEVILTFDNSDREVSIPHDKFTISRVLYRGKGSNEYYINGELARMKDIKEIAMQSGISKSSLAIISQGTISDVAEATPERRREFFEEAAGTNMYKVRKAEAQKKLEKTNEALVNITTLVEELDRQLKPLKRQAEKAQVFIDKNSQLKEVEVALLVHELNEANEIINNLQNEYGDVESVITNLNDNLQTVESQLDLVTQQRRELDKEISDFNLKINSLNEQISNLQVRSIQDKQQREWILSGKIQVSLSEKIESIKERLEELNAIIVSYKQFEIQANMKIQDLSEKNTEIHKQLFEVNKTLSSHYDNRSKLNARLEQFKDIRDNKLTLTKGTKTIVENSSLFKGYKGIVSDLLEVPKEYTLAVETVLASALQNIVVDVPETAVSAVEFLKNNKAGRATFIPLSSIKPRYIREEHLIVAQTQEGFVGVLSDLIQTKKEFDVLRQFLLGNILIANNIDEANKLSKLLEKKYMIVTFDGDIIRVGGIMTGGQSVQQSNTFELDKKIQELEDLIPQVTKKINELTKTRDDLQFQKEQLTTNNRELSVQLSAIKQKQHEAINEFDELKNQYETHTNKKITLEENIDFSQTIETYISERDTTLAILNSKNQKLKEINISIDALIDQKTELNANYRETMAIREKYLVQQTKANSVIEQANKRLSEQYSLLYENAKQLYYNPDIDYSSAKKIVQNLKVEIKELGNVNVDSIEELTQTQQRYDKISESQKELTEAKDIIEKAIDEMDKIIIDRITSTVELVNNEFKFVFNKMFGGGMAEIKYTDPNNLLETGLDIIAQPPGKSVKNLKLFSGGEKALIAISLLFSILKAKPLPLCILDEVEAALDEANVIRFAEFLHKLKQDTQFIVITHRQGTMERVDKLYGATMQNRGVTTFFSVELSKAKELIQDKK
- the rnc gene encoding ribonuclease III produces the protein MNNEFTTKLLDILHKFEINTAGLKDFTFFDISFTHSTFANEHRQYKSYELNEYLGDAILQFKVSEYLFLKHNDIDEGHATTLRSTLVKTENLAKISQKYGLFSLLKASKGAIHQLQNSKKVYADIFESFIAGTYLSLGMKAVEKILQKTIFTEVKYYVNKENKDAKTLFQEFIQSNDLSVSYETKKHEDGFISTVIYNKTKYGVGIGKNKKEAEENAAKNALENLNI
- the plsX gene encoding phosphate acyltransferase PlsX — encoded protein: MKKIVVDTLNNDNGSKYAIKASYKWALENPDYTLILFGNNKDLQELNINLPKNVIFNHSPFIVTKTQNLREILKNPSSMLEATEFTKTNDVDALLSSGDSGSLVTITTLKLQRLQGVSRPAFMPLMPKKNGGQFLLLDVGANIETKTEYLVQWSKIATIFYKSLFNKNNPQLALLNIGTEDYKGQTIQQEAHYILKNSKNLFQYAGFIEPNQILNGDVDVVVSDGYAGNILLKSMEGAFSTFFILLKDAFLASWINKLAALLLKKELRKIKNKFDYKQVGAATIIGFNKIVAKAHGRSDENAFYGALNQLKQIIEAQTIEKIQVHLSEIEENNE